From a region of the Candidatus Tectomicrobia bacterium genome:
- the pdxH gene encoding pyridoxamine 5'-phosphate oxidase, producing the protein MTDRIQALRGAPLDPGNVDPDPLAQFRRWYGEAAEAGQLQPDAMHLATVDEAGRPSGRMVLYKDPQEFRLGVAGFPFFTHTGSPKARDLAGNDGAALTFHWSVLGRQVRVRGEVRPLPDEAADRYFAGRPEGSKLGAWASPQSQPIESREALMARVEEVRRRFEGKPVPRPPHWGGYWLDPHEVEFWQHRDDRLHDRVLYALGAGGKWARRRLAP; encoded by the coding sequence ATGACCGACCGCATCCAGGCCCTGCGCGGCGCGCCCCTCGACCCCGGGAACGTGGACCCGGACCCCCTCGCCCAGTTCCGCCGCTGGTACGGCGAGGCGGCCGAGGCGGGGCAGCTCCAGCCGGACGCCATGCACCTCGCCACGGTGGACGAGGCGGGCCGGCCCTCGGGGCGGATGGTGCTCTACAAGGACCCCCAGGAGTTCCGCCTCGGGGTGGCGGGCTTCCCCTTCTTCACCCACACCGGGAGCCCCAAGGCGCGCGACCTGGCCGGGAACGACGGGGCGGCCCTCACCTTCCATTGGTCCGTGCTGGGCCGCCAGGTGCGCGTCCGGGGGGAGGTCCGCCCCCTGCCGGACGAGGCCGCCGACCGCTACTTCGCCGGCCGGCCCGAGGGCTCCAAGCTCGGCGCCTGGGCCTCCCCCCAGAGCCAGCCCATCGAGAGCCGCGAGGCCCTCATGGCCCGGGTCGAGGAGGTCCGCAGGCGCTTCGAGGGAAAGCCCGTCCCCCGGCCCCCCCACTGGGGCGGCTACTGGCTCGATCCCCACGAGGTGGAGTTCTGGCAGCACCGCGACGACCGCCTGCACGACCGGGTGCTCTACGCCCTCGGGGCGGGGGGAAAATGGGCCCGCCGCCGCCTCGCCCCCTGA
- a CDS encoding tetratricopeptide repeat protein translates to MSLVVAKKTNKFFCIVGDSQLTLTNATHQNPLQGILKSVILSSNLCVSFAGNLHFAEEAIRTIPSIEKSTLQTVIDHFLRWHEKSTEAHASTTDFILAIGEPHFCLIAIKDARANNVETTWIGNQDAFSEFQEYMQTEKFPPLPHPPEGNLAASISAILCPEHPDADHSTYTRMNNAMDAVIYNQKHKDVGGFKIPIATHKNDFCYMPYMRVYPEPVVLPPVGAEKVIPFGTVEQGGYAISFMISDSAYPACAAIHILQAKIGVVFLPDTTNIPKSSYIFQNIDEIEFREMVDREYGIKGGGLDNYVARGVRLAKQGRFEEALEDLNKAIQLNPVDAEAYNNRGGVFCMLERFELAIADFSKAIELNPTYQKAYLNRAKTFERIGRTQEATNDMQTANTLRSVPR, encoded by the coding sequence TTGAGTTTGGTCGTAGCTAAAAAAACCAACAAATTTTTCTGTATCGTTGGCGACTCACAGCTTACACTGACAAATGCCACTCACCAGAATCCCTTGCAGGGGATACTTAAGTCGGTGATTCTTTCAAGCAACCTATGCGTAAGTTTCGCAGGAAACCTGCATTTTGCAGAAGAAGCAATACGAACTATCCCTTCAATAGAGAAATCGACCCTTCAAACTGTCATCGACCACTTTTTACGTTGGCACGAGAAATCAACAGAAGCCCATGCCTCTACCACAGATTTCATTCTTGCCATTGGCGAGCCTCACTTTTGCCTCATCGCAATCAAAGACGCAAGAGCCAATAATGTTGAAACAACTTGGATTGGAAATCAGGATGCATTTTCAGAATTTCAAGAATACATGCAGACAGAAAAATTTCCGCCTTTGCCACATCCACCCGAGGGAAATCTAGCCGCCTCAATTTCGGCCATACTCTGTCCAGAACATCCGGACGCCGATCATTCGACATATACACGTATGAACAATGCAATGGATGCCGTCATCTATAACCAAAAGCATAAAGACGTGGGTGGATTCAAGATTCCAATCGCGACGCACAAGAATGACTTTTGTTATATGCCGTATATGCGGGTTTACCCGGAACCGGTCGTATTGCCTCCTGTGGGAGCAGAAAAAGTTATTCCTTTCGGGACCGTGGAACAGGGCGGATATGCAATAAGCTTCATGATTTCTGATTCGGCCTATCCGGCGTGTGCCGCTATACATATTTTGCAGGCCAAGATAGGCGTTGTCTTTCTCCCAGACACAACCAATATTCCCAAATCATCTTATATCTTTCAAAACATTGACGAGATAGAATTCCGAGAGATGGTCGACAGAGAATATGGAATCAAGGGAGGGGGGCTTGACAATTACGTTGCTCGAGGTGTTCGTCTGGCCAAACAAGGGCGATTTGAAGAAGCACTAGAAGATCTGAATAAGGCTATTCAACTAAATCCGGTTGATGCAGAGGCATACAACAATCGAGGTGGTGTATTTTGTATGTTAGAAAGGTTTGAACTCGCTATCGCTGATTTTTCTAAAGCCATCGAACTTAATCCTACATACCAAAAAGCATACTTAAATCGTGCTAAGACCTTTGAAAGAATCGGGAGGACTCAAGAAGCTACGAACGATATGCAGACAGCAAATACATTAAGAAGCGTTCCCCGTTGA